From Streptomyces sp. HUAS MG91, the proteins below share one genomic window:
- a CDS encoding adenylate kinase has product MRIVLVGPPGAGKGTQAAFLAQNLSIPHISTGDLFRANISQGTDLGKQAKSYMDAGQLVPDEVTIGMAKDRMEQPDAVNGFLLDGFPRNVSQAEALDVALKADDVKLDAVLDLEVPEDEVVKRIAGRRICRNESAHVFHVVYKQPATEGVCDVCGGELYQRDDDKEETVRKRLEVYHTQTEPIIDYYREQGLVVTISALGKVEEVTARAMVALGR; this is encoded by the coding sequence ATGCGAATCGTCCTCGTCGGGCCGCCCGGGGCTGGCAAGGGAACGCAGGCCGCGTTCCTCGCCCAGAACCTGTCGATCCCGCACATCTCCACGGGCGACCTCTTCCGTGCCAACATCAGCCAGGGCACGGATCTCGGCAAGCAGGCGAAGTCCTACATGGACGCGGGCCAGCTGGTACCGGACGAGGTCACCATCGGGATGGCCAAGGACCGCATGGAACAGCCGGACGCCGTGAACGGCTTCCTGCTCGACGGCTTCCCTCGCAACGTCTCGCAGGCCGAGGCGCTCGACGTCGCCCTCAAGGCCGACGACGTGAAGCTGGACGCGGTCCTGGACCTGGAGGTCCCCGAGGACGAGGTGGTCAAGCGCATCGCCGGCCGCCGCATCTGCCGCAACGAATCGGCGCACGTCTTCCACGTCGTGTACAAGCAGCCCGCGACCGAGGGCGTCTGTGACGTCTGCGGCGGCGAGCTGTACCAGCGCGACGACGACAAGGAAGAGACCGTCCGCAAGCGGCTGGAGGTCTACCACACCCAGACCGAGCCGATCATCGACTACTACCGGGAGCAGGGGCTCGTCGTGACGATCTCCGCCCTCGGCAAGGTCGAGGAGGTCACGGCGCGGGCCATGGTGGCCCTGGGACGCTAG
- the rpsQ gene encoding 30S ribosomal protein S17, with the protein MSEKTVTEETAARGFRKTREGLVVSDKMDKTVVVAVEDRVKHALYGKVIRRTNKLKAHDEQNAAGVGDRVLLMETRPLSATKRWRVVEILEKAK; encoded by the coding sequence ATGAGCGAGAAGACTGTGACTGAAGAGACTGCCGCCCGCGGCTTCCGCAAGACCCGTGAGGGTCTGGTCGTCAGCGACAAGATGGACAAGACCGTCGTCGTCGCTGTCGAGGACCGCGTCAAGCACGCGCTGTACGGCAAGGTCATCCGCCGTACGAACAAGCTCAAGGCGCACGACGAGCAGAACGCCGCCGGCGTCGGCGACCGCGTCCTCCTCATGGAGACCCGGCCGCTGTCTGCGACGAAGCGCTGGCGCGTCGTCGAGATCCTCGAGAAGGCCAAGTAA
- the rplN gene encoding 50S ribosomal protein L14, producing MIQQESRLRVADNTGAKEILTIRVLGGSGRRYAGIGDVIVATVKDAIPGGNVKKGDVVKAVIVRTVKERRRPDGSYIRFDENAAVILKNDGDPRGTRIFGPVGRELREKKFMKIISLAPEVL from the coding sequence GTGATCCAGCAGGAGTCGCGACTTCGCGTCGCCGACAACACGGGTGCGAAGGAAATCCTCACCATCCGTGTTCTCGGTGGCTCGGGTCGCCGCTACGCGGGCATCGGTGACGTCATCGTCGCCACCGTCAAGGACGCGATCCCCGGTGGCAACGTGAAGAAGGGTGACGTCGTCAAGGCGGTCATCGTTCGCACCGTCAAGGAGCGCCGCCGTCCGGACGGCTCGTACATCCGCTTCGACGAGAACGCCGCCGTCATTCTGAAGAACGACGGCGACCCTCGCGGCACCCGTATCTTCGGCCCGGTGGGCCGTGAGCTGCGCGAGAAGAAGTTCATGAAGATCATCTCGCTCGCGCCGGAGGTGCTGTAA
- the secY gene encoding preprotein translocase subunit SecY yields MLTAFARAFKTPDLRKKLLFTLGIIVIYRLGAHIPIPGVDYSSVQTCMDQSSSTTGLFGLVNMFSGGALLQITVFALGIMPYITASIILQLLTVVIPRLEALKKEGQAGTAKITQYTRYLTVALAILQGTGLVATARTGALFQGCSVASQIVPDQSIFITVTMVIVMTAGTCVMMWLGELITDRGIGNGMSILMFISIAASFPASLWAIKQQGSLADGWIEFGTVILVGLVMVGLVVFVEQAQRRIPVQYAKRMIGRRSYGGTSTYIPLKVNQAGVIPVIFASSLLYIPALVAQFAGGNSSWKLWIDDHLTKGNHPIYIVTYFLLIVFFAFFYVAISFNPEEVADNMKKYGGFIPGIRAGRPTAEYLSYVLNRITWPGSLYLGLIALVPTMALVGFGASQNFPFGGTSILIIVGVGLETVKQIESQLQQRNYEGFLR; encoded by the coding sequence GTGCTCACCGCGTTCGCCCGGGCGTTCAAGACGCCCGACCTGCGCAAGAAGCTGCTCTTCACGTTGGGCATCATCGTGATCTACCGGCTCGGGGCGCACATCCCGATCCCCGGCGTGGATTACTCGAGCGTCCAGACGTGCATGGACCAGTCCAGCTCCACGACCGGCCTGTTCGGCCTGGTCAACATGTTCAGTGGTGGCGCGCTGCTCCAGATCACGGTCTTCGCGCTCGGCATCATGCCGTACATCACCGCGAGCATCATTCTGCAGCTGCTCACCGTGGTGATCCCGCGTCTGGAGGCCCTCAAGAAGGAGGGTCAGGCCGGTACGGCGAAGATCACGCAGTACACGCGCTACCTGACCGTGGCTCTCGCCATCCTCCAGGGCACCGGCCTGGTGGCCACCGCCCGGACCGGCGCGCTCTTCCAGGGCTGCTCCGTCGCGAGCCAGATCGTCCCGGACCAGTCGATCTTCATCACCGTCACCATGGTCATCGTCATGACCGCCGGCACCTGCGTGATGATGTGGCTCGGTGAGCTGATCACCGACCGCGGCATCGGCAACGGCATGTCGATCCTGATGTTCATCTCGATCGCGGCCAGCTTCCCGGCCTCGCTGTGGGCCATCAAGCAGCAGGGCTCGCTGGCCGACGGCTGGATCGAGTTCGGCACCGTCATCCTCGTCGGCCTGGTCATGGTCGGCCTGGTGGTCTTCGTCGAGCAGGCCCAGCGCCGTATCCCGGTCCAGTACGCGAAGCGCATGATCGGGCGCCGGTCCTACGGCGGTACGTCTACGTACATCCCGCTCAAGGTGAACCAGGCGGGTGTGATCCCTGTCATCTTCGCCTCGTCGCTCCTCTACATCCCGGCACTCGTCGCCCAGTTCGCGGGCGGCAACTCCAGCTGGAAGCTGTGGATCGACGACCACCTGACCAAGGGAAATCACCCGATTTACATCGTCACGTACTTCCTCCTGATCGTTTTCTTCGCGTTCTTCTACGTGGCGATCTCGTTCAACCCCGAGGAAGTCGCGGACAACATGAAGAAGTATGGTGGCTTCATCCCGGGCATCCGGGCTGGCCGACCGACCGCTGAGTACCTTTCGTACGTGCTCAACCGGATCACCTGGCCGGGTTCGCTGTACTTGGGTCTGATCGCTCTCGTACCGACGATGGCGTTGGTTGGTTTCGGGGCAAGCCAGAACTTCCCGTTCGGCGGCACCAGCATCCTCATCATCGTGGGTGTGGGGCTGGAGACGGTGAAGCAGATCGAGAGCCAGCTCCAGCAGCGCAATTACGAAGGGTTCCTCCGCTGA
- the rplV gene encoding 50S ribosomal protein L22, which yields MEARAQARYIRVTPMKARRVVDLIRGMDATEAQAVLRFAPQAASVPVGKVLDSAIANAAHNYDHPDASSLFISEAFVDEGPTLKRFRPRAQGRAYRIRKRTSHITVVVSSKEGTR from the coding sequence ATGGAAGCCAGGGCCCAGGCGCGGTACATCCGCGTCACGCCCATGAAGGCCCGCCGCGTGGTGGACCTCATCCGTGGCATGGATGCCACGGAGGCTCAGGCGGTCCTGCGTTTCGCCCCGCAGGCCGCGAGCGTGCCGGTCGGCAAGGTGCTGGACAGCGCCATTGCCAACGCCGCGCACAACTACGACCACCCGGACGCTTCGTCGCTGTTCATCAGCGAGGCGTTCGTCGATGAGGGCCCGACCCTGAAGCGGTTCCGTCCGCGTGCCCAGGGACGTGCCTACCGGATCCGCAAGCGGACCTCCCACATCACCGTGGTCGTCAGCAGCAAGGAAGGAACCCGGTAA
- the rplR gene encoding 50S ribosomal protein L18 translates to MAYGQKIAKGDAYKRAAIKRRHIRIRKHISGTAERPRLVVTRSNRNIVAQVIDDVKGHTLASASTLDTSIRGGEGDKSAQAKSVGALVAERAKAAGVEAVVFDRGGNQYAGRIAALADAAREAGLKF, encoded by the coding sequence ATGGCATACGGTCAGAAGATCGCTAAGGGCGACGCTTACAAGCGTGCGGCTATCAAGCGCCGCCACATCCGTATCCGTAAGCACATCTCGGGTACGGCCGAGCGTCCGCGCCTGGTCGTGACGCGCTCGAACCGCAACATCGTGGCCCAGGTCATCGACGACGTTAAGGGTCACACCCTCGCGTCCGCGTCGACCCTGGACACCTCGATCCGCGGTGGCGAGGGCGACAAGTCCGCGCAGGCCAAGTCGGTCGGCGCCCTGGTCGCCGAGCGCGCCAAGGCCGCCGGTGTCGAGGCTGTCGTGTTCGACCGTGGTGGTAACCAGTACGCCGGGCGCATCGCTGCCCTGGCGGACGCCGCCCGCGAAGCCGGCCTGAAGTTCTGA
- the rplP gene encoding 50S ribosomal protein L16 codes for MLIPRRVKHRKQHHPKRSGMSKGGTQVAFGEYGIQALTPAYVTNRQIEAARIAMTRHIKRGGKVWINIYPDRPLTKKPAETRMGSGKGSPEWWIANVKPGRVMFELSYPNEKIAREALTRAAHKLPMKCKIVKREAGEA; via the coding sequence ATGCTGATCCCCCGTAGGGTCAAGCACCGCAAGCAGCACCACCCGAAGCGCAGCGGTATGTCCAAGGGTGGCACGCAGGTTGCGTTCGGTGAGTACGGCATTCAGGCCCTCACCCCGGCGTACGTGACGAACCGTCAGATCGAGGCCGCTCGTATCGCCATGACGCGTCACATCAAGCGTGGCGGCAAGGTCTGGATCAACATTTACCCGGACCGTCCCCTCACCAAGAAGCCCGCCGAGACCCGCATGGGTTCCGGTAAGGGTTCGCCGGAGTGGTGGATCGCCAACGTCAAGCCCGGACGCGTCATGTTCGAGCTGTCGTACCCCAACGAGAAGATCGCGCGTGAAGCCCTGACTCGTGCGGCCCACAAGCTGCCGATGAAGTGCAAGATCGTTAAGCGCGAAGCAGGTGAGGCGTGA
- the rplX gene encoding 50S ribosomal protein L24, with protein MKIKKGDLVQVITGKDKGKQGKVIAAYPRDERVLVEGVNRVKKHTKAGPTASGSQAGGIVTTEAPVHVSNVQLVVEKDGNKVVTRVGYRFDDEGNKIRVAKRTGEDI; from the coding sequence ATGAAGATCAAGAAGGGCGACCTGGTCCAGGTCATCACCGGTAAGGACAAGGGCAAGCAGGGCAAGGTCATTGCCGCTTACCCGCGCGACGAGCGCGTCCTGGTCGAGGGTGTCAACCGGGTCAAGAAGCACACCAAGGCCGGCCCCACCGCCTCCGGCTCGCAGGCCGGCGGCATCGTCACCACCGAGGCCCCCGTCCACGTCTCCAACGTCCAGCTGGTCGTGGAGAAGGACGGCAACAAGGTCGTGACGCGCGTCGGTTACCGCTTCGACGACGAAGGCAACAAGATCCGCGTTGCCAAGCGGACGGGTGAGGACATCTGA
- the rplO gene encoding 50S ribosomal protein L15 → MAENNPLKIHNLRPAPGAKTAKTRVGRGEASKGKTAGRGTKGTKARYQVPERFEGGQMPLHMRLPKLKGFKNPFKVEFQVVNLDKLASLYPEGGEVTVEGLVEKGAVRKNSLVKVLGQGEITVALQVTVDAVSGSAKEKITAAGGTVTELV, encoded by the coding sequence ATGGCGGAGAACAACCCGCTGAAGATCCACAACCTCCGTCCGGCCCCCGGTGCCAAGACCGCGAAGACCCGTGTCGGTCGTGGTGAGGCGTCGAAGGGTAAGACGGCCGGTCGTGGTACCAAGGGCACGAAGGCCCGTTACCAGGTTCCGGAGCGCTTCGAGGGTGGCCAGATGCCCCTCCACATGCGTCTCCCGAAGCTGAAGGGCTTCAAGAACCCCTTCAAGGTCGAGTTCCAGGTCGTGAACCTGGACAAGCTCGCCTCGCTGTACCCCGAGGGTGGCGAAGTCACCGTCGAGGGTCTGGTGGAGAAGGGTGCTGTCCGCAAGAACAGCCTCGTCAAGGTCCTCGGCCAGGGCGAGATCACCGTGGCGCTGCAGGTGACGGTCGACGCCGTCTCCGGCTCCGCCAAGGAGAAGATCACCGCCGCCGGCGGTACGGTCACCGAGCTCGTCTGA
- the rplB gene encoding 50S ribosomal protein L2 — translation MGIRKYKPTTPGRRGSSVADFVEVTRSTPEKSLVRPLHSKGGRNNSGRVTVRHQGGGHKRAYRVIDFRRHDKDGVPAKVAHIEYDPNRTARIALLHYADGEKRYILAPRGLAQGAVVENGPAADIKPGNNLALRNIPVGTTIHAIELRPGGGAKFARSAGASVQLLAKEGAMAHLRMPSGEIRLVDVRCRATVGEVGNAEQSNINWGKAGRMRWKGVRPTVRGVVMNPVDHPHGGGEGKTSGGRHPVSPWGKKEGRTRDRNKASNKYIVRRRKSNKKR, via the coding sequence ATGGGAATCCGCAAGTACAAGCCGACGACGCCGGGCCGCCGTGGCTCCTCCGTCGCCGACTTCGTCGAGGTCACGCGGTCCACGCCGGAGAAGTCGCTGGTCCGCCCCCTGCACAGCAAGGGCGGTCGTAACAACTCCGGTCGCGTGACCGTTCGCCACCAGGGTGGCGGACACAAGCGCGCCTACCGCGTGATCGACTTCCGTCGTCACGACAAGGACGGCGTGCCGGCGAAGGTCGCTCACATCGAGTACGACCCCAACCGCACCGCCCGTATCGCCCTCCTGCACTACGCGGACGGCGAGAAGCGCTACATCCTGGCTCCGCGCGGTCTCGCGCAGGGTGCCGTGGTGGAGAACGGCCCGGCGGCCGACATCAAGCCCGGTAACAACCTGGCGCTCCGCAACATCCCGGTCGGTACCACGATCCACGCGATCGAGCTCCGTCCCGGTGGTGGCGCCAAGTTCGCCCGCTCCGCGGGTGCCTCCGTGCAGCTGCTGGCCAAGGAGGGCGCCATGGCGCACCTCCGTATGCCGTCCGGTGAGATCCGCCTGGTCGACGTGCGCTGCCGCGCCACCGTCGGCGAGGTCGGCAACGCCGAGCAGAGCAACATCAACTGGGGCAAGGCCGGCCGCATGCGCTGGAAGGGCGTCCGCCCGACCGTGCGTGGTGTCGTCATGAACCCGGTCGACCACCCGCACGGTGGTGGTGAAGGCAAGACCTCCGGTGGTCGTCACCCGGTCTCGCCGTGGGGCAAGAAGGAGGGTCGTACTCGTGATCGCAACAAGGCGAGCAACAAGTACATCGTCCGCCGCCGCAAGTCGAACAAGAAGCGCTAG
- the rpmC gene encoding 50S ribosomal protein L29: MSAGTKASELRELGNEELLAKLREAKEELFNLRFQAATGQLENHGRLKAVRKDIARIYTLMRERELGIETVESA, from the coding sequence ATGTCGGCCGGGACCAAGGCGTCCGAGCTGCGCGAGCTGGGCAACGAGGAGCTTCTCGCGAAGCTCCGCGAGGCCAAGGAAGAGCTGTTCAACCTCCGCTTCCAGGCGGCGACCGGTCAGCTCGAGAACCACGGCCGGCTCAAGGCCGTCCGCAAGGACATCGCGCGGATCTACACCCTCATGCGTGAGCGCGAGCTGGGCATCGAGACGGTGGAGAGCGCCTGA
- the rplE gene encoding 50S ribosomal protein L5 encodes MTTTTSPRLKQKYRDEIKGKLQDEFSYENVMQIPGLVKIVVNMGVGDAARDSKLMDGAVRDLTTITGQKPAITKARKSIAQFKLREGQPIGAHVTLRGDRMWEFLDRTLSLALPRIRDFRGLSPKQFDGRGNYTFGLTEQVMFHEIDQDKIDRVRGMDITVVTTATNDAEGRALLRHLGFPFKEA; translated from the coding sequence ATGACGACCACCACTTCCCCGCGTCTGAAGCAGAAGTACCGCGACGAGATCAAGGGCAAGCTGCAGGACGAGTTCTCGTACGAGAACGTCATGCAGATCCCCGGCCTGGTCAAGATCGTGGTCAACATGGGTGTCGGTGACGCTGCGCGTGACTCGAAGCTCATGGACGGTGCTGTCCGCGACCTGACCACCATCACGGGTCAGAAGCCGGCCATCACCAAGGCCCGCAAGTCCATCGCGCAGTTCAAGCTGCGTGAGGGCCAGCCGATCGGTGCCCACGTCACGCTTCGTGGCGACCGCATGTGGGAGTTCCTGGACCGCACCCTGTCGCTCGCGCTCCCGCGCATCCGCGACTTCCGTGGTCTGTCCCCCAAGCAGTTCGACGGCCGTGGCAACTACACCTTCGGTCTCACCGAGCAGGTCATGTTCCACGAGATCGACCAGGACAAGATCGACCGCGTCCGGGGTATGGACATCACCGTGGTCACCACGGCGACCAACGACGCTGAGGGCCGCGCGCTCCTTCGTCACCTCGGCTTCCCGTTCAAGGAGGCGTAA
- the rplW gene encoding 50S ribosomal protein L23, with protein sequence MATRHPSIASKAAKAAKAARVAKAKRIATEGKIAVEPTPLSKSFSDPRDVLVKPVVSEKSYALLDEGKYTFIVAPGANKTQIKQAVEAVFSVKVTGVNTINRQGKRKRTRTGFGKRADTKRAIVTLAEGDRIDIFGQAS encoded by the coding sequence ATGGCTACGCGTCACCCGAGCATCGCCTCGAAGGCCGCCAAGGCCGCCAAGGCCGCGCGCGTCGCCAAGGCGAAGCGCATCGCCACCGAGGGCAAGATCGCTGTCGAGCCCACGCCGCTGAGCAAGTCCTTCTCGGACCCGCGCGACGTTCTCGTCAAGCCGGTCGTCTCCGAGAAGTCGTACGCGCTTCTCGACGAGGGCAAGTACACGTTCATCGTGGCCCCCGGCGCCAACAAGACCCAGATCAAGCAGGCCGTCGAGGCGGTCTTCTCGGTCAAGGTCACCGGCGTCAACACGATCAACCGTCAGGGCAAGCGCAAGCGCACGCGCACCGGGTTCGGCAAGCGTGCCGACACCAAGCGCGCGATCGTGACCCTTGCTGAGGGCGACCGTATCGACATCTTCGGCCAGGCCTCCTAA
- a CDS encoding type Z 30S ribosomal protein S14, whose amino-acid sequence MAKKALIAKAARKPKFGVRAYTRCQRCGRPHSVYRKFGLCRVCLREMAHRGELPGVTKSSW is encoded by the coding sequence ATGGCGAAGAAGGCTCTCATCGCGAAGGCTGCCCGCAAGCCCAAGTTCGGCGTGCGTGCGTACACCCGCTGCCAGCGCTGCGGTCGTCCGCACTCCGTCTACCGCAAGTTCGGCCTGTGCCGCGTGTGCCTTCGTGAGATGGCTCACCGTGGCGAGCTGCCGGGCGTGACCAAGAGCTCCTGGTAA
- the rpsH gene encoding 30S ribosomal protein S8, which produces MTMTDPIADMLTRLRNANSAYHDTVAMPHSKIKSHIAEILQQEGFITGWKVEDAEVGKNLVLELKFGPNRERSIAGIKRISKPGLRVYAKSTNLPKVLGGLGVAIISTSHGLLTGQQAGKKGVGGEVLAYVW; this is translated from the coding sequence ATGACCATGACTGATCCGATCGCAGACATGCTTACGCGTCTGCGGAACGCGAACTCGGCGTACCACGACACCGTGGCTATGCCGCACAGCAAGATCAAGTCGCACATCGCCGAGATCCTCCAGCAGGAGGGTTTCATCACCGGCTGGAAGGTCGAGGACGCCGAGGTCGGCAAGAACCTCGTCCTCGAGCTGAAGTTCGGCCCGAACCGTGAGCGTTCGATCGCCGGCATCAAGCGCATCTCCAAGCCGGGTCTGCGCGTTTACGCGAAGTCCACCAACCTGCCGAAGGTCCTCGGTGGCCTGGGCGTGGCGATCATCTCCACGTCGCACGGTCTCCTGACCGGCCAGCAGGCAGGCAAGAAGGGCGTGGGTGGGGAAGTCCTCGCCTACGTCTGGTAG
- the rpmD gene encoding 50S ribosomal protein L30: MAQLKITQVKSYIGSKQNHRDTLRSLGLKGINTQVVKEDRPEFRGMVHTVRHLVTVEEV, translated from the coding sequence ATGGCGCAGCTCAAGATCACGCAGGTGAAGTCGTACATCGGCAGCAAGCAGAACCACCGTGACACCCTGCGTTCCCTTGGTCTCAAGGGCATCAACACGCAGGTCGTCAAGGAGGACCGCCCCGAGTTCCGCGGCATGGTGCACACCGTCCGCCACCTCGTGACGGTTGAGGAGGTCTGA
- the rpsS gene encoding 30S ribosomal protein S19, translated as MPRSLKKGPFVDGHLVKKVDVQNEAGTKNVIKTWSRRSMIIPSMLGHTIAVHNGKTHIPVFVTESMVGHKLGEFSPTRTFRGHVKDDRKSKRR; from the coding sequence ATGCCGCGCAGTCTCAAGAAGGGACCCTTCGTCGACGGCCACCTCGTAAAGAAGGTGGACGTACAGAACGAAGCCGGTACCAAGAACGTCATCAAGACCTGGTCCCGTCGCTCGATGATCATCCCCAGCATGCTGGGCCACACGATCGCGGTGCACAACGGCAAGACCCACATCCCGGTGTTCGTCACCGAGTCGATGGTCGGCCACAAGCTCGGCGAGTTCTCGCCGACGCGCACCTTCCGGGGTCACGTCAAGGACGACCGGAAGTCGAAGCGCCGCTAA
- the rpsC gene encoding 30S ribosomal protein S3 has product MGQKVNPHGFRLGVTTDFKSRWYADKLYKDYVKEDVAIRRMMTSGMERAGISKVEIERTRDRVRVDIHTARPGIVIGRRGAEADRIRGDLEKLTGKQVQLNILEVKNPETDAQLVAQAVAEQLSSRVSFRRAMRKSMQSAMKAGAKGIKIQCGGRLGGAEMSRSEFYREGRVPLHTLRANVDYGFFEAKTTFGRIGVKVWIYKGDVKNIAEVRAENAAARAGNRPARGGNDRPAGRGGRGGERGGRGRKPQQQTAPAAEAPKADAPAAAAPAESTGTEA; this is encoded by the coding sequence ATGGGCCAGAAGGTAAACCCGCACGGGTTCCGGCTCGGTGTCACGACCGACTTCAAGTCGCGTTGGTACGCCGACAAGCTGTACAAGGACTACGTCAAGGAAGACGTCGCCATCCGTCGGATGATGACGTCCGGCATGGAGCGCGCCGGCATCTCGAAGGTGGAGATCGAGCGCACCCGTGACCGCGTGCGTGTGGACATCCACACCGCTCGTCCCGGCATCGTCATCGGCCGCCGTGGCGCCGAGGCCGACCGCATCCGCGGTGACCTCGAGAAGCTCACGGGCAAGCAGGTCCAGCTGAACATCCTCGAGGTCAAGAACCCCGAGACGGACGCTCAGCTCGTGGCCCAGGCCGTCGCGGAGCAGCTGTCCTCCCGCGTCTCCTTCCGTCGTGCCATGCGCAAGAGCATGCAGTCGGCGATGAAGGCGGGCGCCAAGGGCATCAAGATCCAGTGTGGCGGTCGTCTCGGCGGTGCCGAGATGTCCCGTTCGGAGTTCTACCGCGAGGGCCGTGTGCCCCTGCACACGCTCCGCGCCAACGTGGACTACGGCTTCTTCGAGGCCAAGACGACCTTCGGCCGCATCGGCGTGAAGGTCTGGATCTACAAGGGCGACGTCAAGAACATCGCCGAGGTTCGCGCCGAGAACGCCGCTGCCCGCGCCGGCAACCGCCCGGCCCGTGGTGGCAACGACCGCCCGGCCGGCCGTGGTGGCCGCGGTGGCGAGCGTGGCGGTCGCGGTCGCAAGCCGCAGCAGCAGACGGCTCCGGCCGCCGAGGCCCCCAAGGCCGACGCGCCCGCCGCTGCCGCTCCGGCTGAGAGCACCGGAACGGAGGCCTGA
- the rpsE gene encoding 30S ribosomal protein S5, with translation MAGPQRRGGGAGGGERRDRKGRDGGAAAAEKTAYVERVVAINRVAKVVKGGRRFSFTALVVVGDGDGTVGVGYGKAKEVPAAIAKGVEEAKKHFFKVPRIQGTIPHPIQGEKAAGVVLLKPASPGTGVIAGGPVRAVLECAGVHDILSKSLGSDNAINIVHATVEALRGLQRPEEIAARRGLPLEDVAPAALLRARAGAGA, from the coding sequence ATGGCTGGACCCCAGCGCCGCGGTGGCGGTGCCGGTGGCGGCGAGCGGCGGGACCGGAAGGGTCGCGACGGTGGCGCTGCTGCCGCCGAGAAGACCGCGTACGTTGAGCGCGTTGTCGCGATCAACCGCGTCGCCAAGGTTGTGAAGGGTGGTCGTCGCTTCAGCTTCACCGCGCTGGTCGTGGTGGGCGACGGTGACGGCACCGTGGGTGTCGGTTACGGCAAGGCCAAGGAGGTGCCGGCCGCCATCGCCAAGGGTGTTGAGGAGGCCAAGAAGCACTTCTTCAAGGTCCCCCGTATCCAGGGCACCATCCCGCACCCGATCCAGGGTGAGAAGGCTGCCGGCGTCGTGCTGCTCAAGCCCGCGTCCCCGGGTACCGGTGTTATCGCCGGTGGTCCGGTGCGCGCCGTGCTCGAGTGCGCCGGCGTTCACGACATCCTGTCGAAGTCCCTGGGCTCCGACAACGCGATCAACATCGTGCACGCGACCGTGGAGGCCCTCCGTGGCCTGCAGCGCCCCGAGGAGATCGCGGCCCGCCGTGGTCTGCCCCTCGAGGACGTCGCCCCCGCGGCTCTGCTCCGTGCGCGTGCCGGGGCTGGTGCGTAA
- the rplF gene encoding 50S ribosomal protein L6, with protein MSRIGKLPITVPAGVDVTIDGQTVTVKGSKGTLTHTVVAPIEIAKGEDGVLNVTRPNDERQNKALHGLSRTLVANMITGVTTGYVKKLEISGVGYRVLAKGSNLEFSLGYSHSITVEAPEGISFKVESPTKFSVEGIDKQKVGEVAANIRKLRKPDPYKAKGVKYEGEVIRRKVGKAGK; from the coding sequence ATGTCGCGTATTGGCAAGCTCCCCATCACGGTTCCCGCCGGCGTGGACGTCACCATCGACGGCCAGACGGTCACGGTCAAGGGCTCCAAGGGAACCCTGACGCACACCGTCGTGGCGCCGATCGAGATCGCCAAGGGCGAGGACGGCGTCCTGAACGTCACCCGCCCCAACGACGAGCGTCAGAACAAGGCCCTGCACGGCCTGTCCCGCACGCTGGTGGCGAACATGATCACCGGCGTGACCACGGGTTACGTGAAGAAGCTCGAGATCAGCGGTGTCGGTTACCGCGTCCTGGCGAAGGGCTCCAACCTGGAGTTCTCGCTCGGCTACAGCCACTCGATCACGGTCGAGGCGCCCGAGGGCATCTCGTTCAAGGTCGAGTCGCCGACCAAGTTCTCGGTCGAGGGCATCGACAAGCAGAAGGTCGGCGAGGTTGCGGCCAACATCCGCAAGCTGCGCAAGCCCGACCCGTACAAGGCCAAGGGCGTCAAGTACGAAGGCGAAGTCATCCGCCGCAAGGTCGGAAAGGCGGGTAAGTAA